A genome region from Hydrogenoanaerobacterium saccharovorans includes the following:
- the obgE gene encoding GTPase ObgE produces MAAFVDIARIKIKAGDGGAGAVSFHREKYVAAGGPDGGDGGKGGNIVFQVDTNVSTLVEFKYKKRYFAQNGEPGTSKRCTGKNAPDLIIKVPQGTLVKEASTGRILADLSTPEPHIVAKGGKGGWGNSHFATPTRQVPRFAKPGLVGESFDVVLELKLLADVGLVGFPNVGKSSLISVCSEAKPAIANYHFTTLTPVLGVVRIDENKSFVMADIPGLIEGASEGVGLGHEFLRHVERCRLNVHVVDVSGIEGRDPIEDFEKINQELVNFNEELASRPQIVAANKCDMATDEQIAAFQEYIESKGIPFYPISAATRQGVDALIYGVSKLLDTLPPIKIYEKEEIPLSELEPKDKQAFSITVEDGVYVVDADWLAPVLGSVNMDDYESLQYFQRVLRHSGIIDKLDEMGIQDGDTVSILDFEFDYVH; encoded by the coding sequence ATGGCAGCATTTGTAGATATTGCACGAATTAAAATTAAAGCGGGAGACGGTGGCGCCGGCGCTGTATCGTTTCACCGCGAAAAATATGTTGCAGCAGGCGGCCCCGACGGAGGGGACGGCGGTAAAGGCGGCAACATTGTATTTCAGGTGGATACCAATGTCTCCACCTTGGTTGAATTTAAATACAAAAAGCGTTATTTTGCACAAAACGGCGAGCCGGGTACTTCTAAACGCTGTACCGGTAAAAATGCCCCCGACTTAATTATTAAGGTGCCTCAGGGCACTCTTGTAAAAGAGGCGTCAACAGGCCGTATCTTAGCAGACTTATCTACCCCTGAGCCTCATATTGTGGCAAAAGGCGGCAAAGGCGGGTGGGGTAATAGCCACTTTGCTACTCCCACACGTCAAGTTCCGCGTTTTGCAAAACCGGGGCTTGTCGGTGAGTCCTTTGATGTGGTACTGGAACTGAAACTTCTTGCAGATGTGGGATTGGTGGGATTCCCCAATGTGGGTAAATCAAGTTTGATTTCTGTATGCAGTGAAGCAAAACCTGCTATTGCAAATTACCACTTTACTACGCTTACTCCCGTACTTGGCGTGGTACGTATTGACGAGAACAAATCTTTTGTTATGGCGGATATTCCGGGCTTGATTGAAGGTGCATCAGAGGGTGTTGGTTTAGGGCACGAGTTTTTGCGTCACGTTGAGCGTTGCCGCCTGAATGTACATGTTGTTGATGTATCGGGCATAGAGGGAAGAGACCCTATCGAAGATTTTGAAAAGATTAATCAAGAGCTTGTAAACTTTAACGAAGAGCTTGCAAGTCGTCCGCAAATTGTTGCAGCAAATAAATGTGATATGGCAACGGATGAGCAGATAGCAGCATTTCAAGAATATATAGAGAGCAAAGGTATTCCGTTTTATCCAATTTCTGCAGCAACAAGACAAGGCGTAGATGCGCTTATTTACGGAGTATCCAAGCTGCTTGACACACTTCCCCCAATCAAGATTTATGAAAAAGAAGAAATCCCCTTGTCTGAACTGGAGCCCAAAGATAAGCAGGCATTTAGCATTACGGTTGAAGATGGAGTTTACGTGGTAGATGCAGATTGGCTTGCACCTGTGCTTGGCTCTGTGAATATGGATGACTATGAATCTCTGCAATATTTTCAGCGTGTGCTCAGGCACAGTGGGATTATCGATAAGCTTGATGAAATGGGCATTCAAGACGGTGACACGGTCAGCATCCTCGACTTTGAGTTCGACTACGTGCATTAA
- a CDS encoding ribosomal-processing cysteine protease Prp — protein sequence MISAEFRFEKGRYTAFAVSGHAMFAEYGQDIVCASVSSALQLTVNGITEILKISADVKVGENEISLKLPQDCNDAAADTLMCAFCLQMQLLAEDYPKNLKLIISEV from the coding sequence ATGATTTCTGCTGAATTTCGTTTTGAAAAGGGCAGATACACAGCATTCGCAGTATCGGGTCATGCGATGTTTGCCGAATATGGACAGGACATTGTATGCGCGAGTGTTTCGTCTGCTTTGCAGCTAACTGTCAACGGTATTACCGAGATTTTAAAAATCTCTGCCGATGTTAAAGTTGGCGAAAACGAAATCTCTTTGAAGTTACCGCAGGATTGCAATGATGCGGCAGCAGACACACTGATGTGTGCGTTCTGCCTGCAAATGCAACTTTTAGCGGAAGATTACCCGAAAAACCTAAAATTGATCATTTCGGAGGTGTAA
- a CDS encoding NADH peroxidase, translated as MKTFVCTVCGYVHTGKAAPEFCPQCKAPASKFEEKSNSVMSYADEHRIGVAAGVDAEILEGLRMNFTGECTEVGMYLAMARQAEREGYPEVAACYTKAAYEEAEHAAKFAELLGEVVYADTKKNLELRVAAEHGACEGKKKIATRAKELGLDAIHDTVHEMCKDEARHGCAFQGLLNRYFEK; from the coding sequence ATGAAAACTTTTGTATGTACTGTATGCGGTTATGTTCACACCGGAAAAGCTGCACCTGAGTTTTGCCCCCAGTGCAAAGCTCCTGCTTCTAAGTTTGAGGAAAAAAGTAATTCGGTAATGTCTTATGCAGATGAGCATAGAATAGGCGTTGCTGCCGGTGTTGATGCTGAGATTTTAGAAGGTTTGAGAATGAACTTTACCGGTGAGTGCACCGAGGTAGGTATGTACCTTGCAATGGCTCGTCAGGCAGAAAGAGAAGGCTACCCCGAAGTAGCTGCTTGTTACACCAAAGCTGCTTACGAAGAAGCAGAACATGCTGCTAAATTTGCAGAATTATTGGGCGAAGTAGTTTACGCAGATACGAAAAAGAACCTTGAGTTAAGAGTTGCTGCAGAGCATGGTGCTTGTGAGGGTAAGAAAAAAATTGCAACTCGTGCGAAAGAGCTTGGCCTCGATGCAATTCATGATACTGTACATGAAATGTGTAAAGATGAAGCACGCCACGGTTGTGCATTCCAAGGCCTTTTAAACAGATATTTTGAAAAATAA
- the lgt gene encoding prolipoprotein diacylglyceryl transferase: protein MGELLTFPGLGLEFYLNREAFHIGNYAIAWYGIIMAVAFLAGICYVMLRTKHFGLDGDRVIDVLLVAVIGGIIGARTYYVAFSWNEYKDNVMNVFKIWEGGIAIYGGLIGAVIVGLLMCKYRKVRILPMMDLAAGGVIIGQAIGRWGNFVNIEAFGANTSLPWGMAGPAIERYLTSNQAELAKYGVAVDPTMPVHPTFFYESVWCLIGFIVIALYTKYRRFDGELVLLYVAWYGAGRFVIEGLRTDSLMLGSIRVSQMLSLLGVIAAIVIWFLVRARIKRENNPEYLKLYVHTEEAEMIRQGTFYTKKDAAQPAADAEDKAEILKEEPIEESEQEQQTDDKKADDNNGSNS, encoded by the coding sequence ATGGGTGAATTATTAACCTTTCCGGGATTGGGACTTGAATTCTACCTTAACCGTGAGGCTTTTCACATCGGAAACTATGCTATAGCGTGGTATGGCATCATTATGGCGGTGGCTTTTCTCGCGGGCATTTGCTATGTAATGCTGCGCACCAAACATTTTGGGCTGGATGGTGACCGTGTAATTGATGTTCTGTTGGTAGCGGTAATCGGCGGTATCATCGGTGCAAGAACCTACTACGTTGCTTTTTCGTGGAATGAATATAAGGACAATGTCATGAATGTCTTCAAAATATGGGAGGGCGGTATTGCAATTTACGGCGGCCTTATCGGTGCGGTGATTGTTGGCTTGCTGATGTGCAAATACCGCAAAGTTCGCATTCTTCCCATGATGGATCTTGCGGCAGGCGGTGTGATTATTGGGCAGGCGATAGGCCGTTGGGGTAACTTTGTCAACATCGAGGCATTCGGCGCAAATACCTCTTTACCATGGGGTATGGCTGGCCCTGCCATAGAGCGGTATCTCACATCCAATCAGGCCGAACTTGCAAAGTACGGTGTAGCCGTTGACCCCACTATGCCCGTACACCCTACGTTTTTTTACGAATCGGTTTGGTGCCTCATCGGTTTTATTGTAATTGCATTGTATACCAAATACCGTCGCTTTGATGGTGAGCTTGTACTGCTTTATGTTGCATGGTACGGTGCAGGCCGATTTGTAATTGAGGGGCTGCGTACCGATAGCTTGATGTTAGGCAGCATACGTGTTTCGCAAATGCTGTCGCTGTTGGGTGTTATCGCTGCAATCGTTATTTGGTTTTTAGTACGTGCCCGTATAAAACGAGAGAATAACCCCGAGTATCTTAAACTGTACGTGCATACCGAAGAGGCAGAGATGATTCGCCAAGGCACTTTCTATACCAAAAAAGATGCGGCGCAGCCTGCTGCCGATGCAGAAGATAAGGCGGAAATCTTAAAAGAAGAACCAATTGAAGAAAGTGAACAAGAGCAACAAACAGATGATAAAAAGGCGGATGATAACAATGGCAGTAATTCTTGA
- the folD gene encoding bifunctional methylenetetrahydrofolate dehydrogenase/methenyltetrahydrofolate cyclohydrolase FolD, giving the protein MAVILDGKAVSAKIRVQLKTEVEQLKQQGIVPGLAVVIVGDDQASQTYVRNKEKGCEEIGIHSEKYALPAETTQDELLLLVDKLNKKADIDGVLVQLPLPEHIDEKAVIEAISPKKDVDAFHAANVGKIMIGDYQFLPCTPAGIMELIKETGIEIAGKECVVVGRSNIVGKPMAMLLLHQNGTVTICHSRTKNLAEVTRRADILVAAVGKANFVTADMVKQGAVVIDVGMNRNENGKLCGDVDFAAVEPKCSYITPVPGGVGPMTISMLLKNTITSAKNR; this is encoded by the coding sequence ATGGCAGTAATTCTTGATGGCAAGGCGGTATCTGCAAAAATACGCGTACAGCTTAAAACAGAAGTAGAACAGCTGAAACAGCAGGGCATTGTACCGGGGCTCGCTGTAGTGATTGTAGGGGATGACCAAGCTTCACAGACCTATGTGCGCAACAAAGAAAAGGGCTGCGAAGAAATCGGCATCCATTCTGAAAAATATGCGCTGCCTGCCGAAACAACACAAGATGAGCTGCTGTTATTGGTGGATAAACTCAATAAAAAAGCAGATATTGATGGTGTTCTTGTTCAGCTTCCGCTGCCCGAGCACATCGACGAAAAAGCTGTTATCGAGGCAATATCTCCTAAAAAAGATGTGGATGCATTCCACGCTGCCAATGTTGGCAAAATTATGATTGGCGACTATCAATTTTTACCTTGCACACCTGCAGGAATTATGGAGCTTATCAAAGAGACGGGGATAGAGATTGCAGGTAAAGAGTGTGTGGTCGTCGGTAGAAGCAATATTGTGGGTAAGCCCATGGCAATGCTGTTGCTGCATCAAAACGGCACGGTAACAATTTGCCATTCGCGTACCAAAAACCTTGCAGAGGTAACGCGCCGCGCCGATATTTTGGTGGCGGCTGTGGGTAAAGCAAATTTTGTTACCGCAGATATGGTAAAGCAAGGCGCTGTGGTAATTGATGTGGGTATGAACCGCAACGAAAACGGCAAGCTTTGCGGTGATGTGGATTTTGCCGCGGTGGAACCCAAATGCAGTTACATTACCCCTGTGCCGGGTGGCGTAGGGCCTATGACCATATCAATGCTGCTTAAAAACACCATTACTTCTGCTAAAAACAGATAA
- the rpmA gene encoding 50S ribosomal protein L27, producing the protein MLRISMQFFAHKKGVGSTKNGRDSESKRLGVKRADGQFVLAGNILVRQRGTHIHPGENVGRGSDDTLFATVSGKVKFERWGKDRKKVSVYAEQ; encoded by the coding sequence ATGTTAAGAATTAGCATGCAATTTTTTGCACATAAAAAAGGTGTTGGTTCTACCAAGAACGGCCGTGATTCCGAGTCCAAAAGACTTGGTGTAAAACGTGCTGATGGTCAGTTTGTACTGGCCGGCAACATTTTGGTTCGTCAGCGTGGTACACATATTCACCCGGGTGAAAATGTTGGCCGTGGTTCCGATGACACTTTGTTTGCAACTGTAAGCGGCAAAGTTAAATTCGAGCGCTGGGGCAAAGACCGTAAAAAGGTTTCTGTTTACGCAGAGCAGTAA
- a CDS encoding spore germination protein, giving the protein MSDNKNDEQSLAQQNGTIDYNQYSMDRSLAVNINTITDIFKDDDTLISRQFSNQNQNSVKCCIFFIDGMVNNKIINENIIMPIIINSILCPTNQLLDLIQTQVIVSNDVKQTDNFKDVSEAIIYGDTVLFADGVCGALIISTKGWQLRSVSEPDTEKALRGPREGFTESIMINLSLIRRKLLTSDLKFKFKTFGTRTNTKACICYLDSLVDKKLLKELDRRLNKIDIDGVLDTNYISELIKDSPNCSYKTIGVTEKPDIVAAKLLEGRVALILDGTPVVLTMPYLFIENFQSGDDYYLNYYFASFGRVIRIVGFLISISVPAIYVALTTFHREMIPTTLALNIAKSRQGVPFPTFIECLVMLLVFECIRETGIRMPSNIGQALSVVGALVIGQAAVEAKFVSAPMVIIVAITAITGLMNPGIKGTSILLRYSLLIFSAVLGFYGYLFGLIGILINILSIRSFGVKYTSQITAYKAQDMKDNFIRAPWWFMKTRPKFSHVNPVRSSQNGDG; this is encoded by the coding sequence GTGTCTGATAATAAAAACGATGAGCAATCACTTGCGCAGCAAAACGGAACAATTGATTACAATCAATACTCAATGGATAGAAGTTTAGCCGTTAATATAAATACGATAACAGATATTTTTAAAGATGACGATACATTGATTTCAAGGCAATTTTCAAATCAAAACCAGAATAGTGTAAAATGCTGCATTTTTTTTATAGATGGAATGGTCAATAACAAGATAATCAACGAAAATATTATTATGCCAATTATAATAAACAGTATCTTATGCCCTACCAACCAGCTTTTGGATTTGATTCAAACGCAGGTAATCGTTTCGAACGATGTAAAGCAAACGGATAATTTTAAAGATGTCAGTGAAGCCATCATTTACGGAGATACTGTTTTATTTGCAGACGGTGTTTGCGGAGCTTTAATTATAAGCACAAAAGGTTGGCAGCTGCGTTCAGTATCAGAACCTGACACCGAAAAGGCGTTAAGAGGGCCGCGAGAAGGTTTTACCGAATCCATAATGATAAATTTATCTCTGATACGCAGAAAATTACTGACAAGCGATTTAAAATTTAAATTTAAAACTTTTGGAACACGAACAAACACCAAGGCATGTATTTGCTACTTAGATAGTTTGGTAGACAAAAAACTGCTCAAAGAACTCGACCGCAGGCTTAATAAAATTGATATAGATGGTGTACTGGATACGAACTATATTTCGGAATTGATAAAAGATTCGCCAAACTGCAGTTACAAGACAATAGGAGTTACAGAAAAACCCGATATCGTTGCAGCAAAACTACTCGAAGGGCGCGTGGCGCTGATTTTAGACGGTACTCCGGTTGTATTGACAATGCCCTACTTGTTTATAGAAAACTTTCAGTCGGGTGATGATTACTATCTGAATTACTATTTCGCATCTTTTGGAAGAGTAATACGAATCGTAGGCTTTTTGATATCAATCAGTGTTCCAGCCATTTATGTAGCTTTAACCACCTTTCACCGAGAAATGATTCCAACCACTTTGGCACTAAACATTGCAAAATCGCGCCAAGGTGTACCGTTTCCTACATTTATAGAGTGCTTGGTAATGCTGTTGGTATTCGAATGCATCAGAGAAACCGGCATTCGTATGCCCTCTAATATTGGGCAGGCTTTGAGTGTGGTAGGTGCATTGGTTATCGGCCAGGCAGCGGTTGAGGCGAAATTTGTCAGTGCTCCCATGGTTATCATTGTAGCAATAACTGCAATTACCGGGCTTATGAATCCGGGGATCAAAGGGACATCCATTTTGCTAAGGTATTCTCTTTTAATTTTTTCTGCAGTTCTTGGGTTTTACGGCTATCTGTTTGGATTGATAGGAATACTCATAAATATATTATCTATTCGGTCTTTCGGCGTTAAGTATACCTCACAAATTACTGCTTATAAAGCACAGGATATGAAAGATAATTTTATAAGGGCACCGTGGTGGTTTATGAAAACAAGGCCGAAGTTTTCGCACGTAAATCCAGTGAGAAGTTCGCAGAATGGAGATGGTTGA
- the yfmH gene encoding EF-P 5-aminopentanol modification-associated protein YfmH: protein MNKTVISSDRLNERYVKIKHKSGLTMLLCPKPQFSSAYALFGAEIGSIDTTFKTGQDKDFVTVPAGIAHYLEHKLFESEDGDAFERYAKTGASANAFTSFDKTAYLFSCADNFKESIEILLDFVTHPYFTEETVRKEQGIIGQEIKMYDDNPDWRVLFNLLGALYVNNPVRVDIAGTVESIAEIDADLLYRCYNTFYNLNNMVLVVAGNFEIDTVLEVADRILKPAQDVSIEAKVPDEPRTVNQPRVEMKLPVAMPMFNIGFKEITGSKRENAMNQVLDEILIEILAGEASPLYRRMYDSALINSTFGSEVFAGRDYIATLFSGESRDPDKVYDEICTEIERVQREGIDPAAFDRCRKAIYGRYIRMLNNVEGVASALMQSHFCEFNVYELIDLIADCTLNQLTKRLNDNFSREHSAISIIHPAE, encoded by the coding sequence ATGAATAAAACCGTAATTTCATCCGATAGGCTGAATGAGCGCTATGTAAAAATCAAGCATAAATCGGGGCTGACAATGCTGTTGTGCCCCAAACCCCAGTTCAGTTCGGCTTATGCACTTTTTGGTGCTGAAATCGGCTCCATCGATACTACGTTTAAAACAGGACAAGACAAGGATTTTGTCACCGTACCTGCGGGAATAGCGCATTATCTTGAACACAAGCTTTTTGAAAGTGAAGACGGTGATGCATTTGAACGTTACGCTAAAACCGGTGCATCGGCAAATGCGTTTACCAGCTTTGACAAAACTGCTTACTTGTTCAGCTGCGCCGATAATTTTAAAGAATCCATCGAAATTTTGCTCGATTTTGTTACGCACCCGTATTTTACCGAAGAAACTGTCCGCAAAGAACAGGGTATTATCGGGCAAGAAATTAAAATGTACGACGATAACCCCGATTGGCGCGTTTTGTTCAATCTTCTTGGTGCATTGTACGTGAACAATCCGGTTCGCGTTGATATTGCAGGAACCGTCGAATCGATTGCTGAAATTGATGCAGATTTGCTCTACCGCTGCTATAACACGTTCTATAACCTCAATAATATGGTACTGGTTGTTGCAGGCAACTTTGAAATTGATACGGTACTTGAAGTTGCCGACCGTATTTTAAAACCTGCTCAAGATGTTTCGATTGAGGCAAAAGTACCCGATGAGCCGAGAACTGTAAACCAACCGCGTGTTGAAATGAAGCTGCCTGTTGCAATGCCCATGTTTAATATCGGCTTTAAAGAAATAACGGGCAGCAAACGCGAAAATGCCATGAATCAGGTTCTGGATGAGATTCTTATCGAAATTCTTGCAGGCGAAGCCTCACCGCTGTACCGCAGAATGTACGACAGTGCACTCATCAATTCCACCTTTGGCAGTGAAGTGTTTGCCGGCAGAGATTATATTGCTACGCTGTTTTCGGGTGAATCGCGTGACCCAGATAAAGTTTATGATGAGATTTGCACAGAAATTGAACGGGTGCAGCGCGAGGGGATAGACCCGGCAGCATTTGACCGCTGCAGAAAAGCAATCTATGGCAGATATATCCGTATGCTTAATAATGTCGAAGGTGTTGCAAGTGCTTTGATGCAATCGCACTTTTGTGAATTTAATGTTTATGAGTTAATTGACCTTATAGCAGACTGTACTTTAAATCAGCTTACCAAACGGCTGAATGATAACTTCTCGCGTGAGCACAGTGCCATTTCCATCATTCATCCGGCAGAATAG
- the yfmF gene encoding EF-P 5-aminopentanol modification-associated protein YfmF — protein MNNMVRKQLCDGVFWSTVIDSKFKSNRISCNLVLPLDENTVTDTAVVPFILRKRFQQCPDFTRLNERLCELYGASLDADVRKYGAYQILNVSIQTLDDRYTIDNEPVVAECAKLVSNLLLDPYLVDGVFDEQDFQLEKQYLIDTIESEINDKRDYAVSRCQSLLFAGEPFAIKKYGTKERAEKITPQSAVKAYHEAINRAVVEILFIGCGDPTDAEKIFTESFSKKSRSPFEYKHIKTKKTADKVTEQTDRMDVSQGKLVMGFRIGELNNLEEANASKLMCALYGGTPFSRLFLNVREKYSLCYYCAARFDKATGSMLVDSGVEGKNKQKAQEEILKQLEILKKGEFEQEELDNTILALVNALKSSIDSLSGLENWYLTQILGGTNQSPIENAEQIERITKEQIMQAAQKITLDTVYFLTGKEDEADE, from the coding sequence ATGAACAACATGGTTCGTAAACAGCTATGCGATGGCGTTTTCTGGAGCACTGTCATCGATTCCAAGTTCAAATCCAACAGGATTTCTTGTAATCTGGTGCTGCCGCTTGATGAAAATACTGTCACCGATACCGCTGTTGTACCGTTTATTTTAAGAAAACGCTTTCAGCAATGCCCCGATTTTACCCGCCTTAACGAGCGTCTTTGTGAGCTTTATGGTGCCTCACTGGATGCCGATGTACGGAAATACGGCGCATATCAAATTCTCAATGTTTCTATTCAAACCTTAGATGACCGTTATACCATTGACAACGAACCTGTTGTTGCCGAATGTGCAAAACTGGTCAGCAACCTTTTGCTCGACCCGTACCTTGTGGACGGTGTATTCGATGAGCAGGATTTTCAACTGGAAAAACAGTATTTAATCGATACCATCGAATCGGAGATTAATGATAAACGCGATTATGCAGTCAGCCGTTGCCAGTCTTTGCTGTTTGCGGGCGAGCCATTTGCAATCAAAAAATACGGTACCAAAGAAAGAGCAGAGAAAATTACCCCCCAAAGTGCCGTAAAAGCCTACCACGAGGCAATCAACCGTGCAGTGGTTGAAATACTGTTTATTGGTTGCGGTGACCCTACCGATGCAGAAAAAATATTTACCGAGAGTTTTTCTAAAAAAAGCCGCAGCCCTTTTGAATACAAACACATCAAAACCAAAAAAACCGCAGACAAAGTAACCGAGCAAACAGACCGTATGGATGTCAGCCAAGGTAAATTGGTTATGGGCTTTCGCATTGGTGAACTCAATAATCTCGAAGAGGCAAATGCCTCTAAATTGATGTGCGCTCTTTACGGCGGTACACCATTTTCGCGGTTGTTCCTCAATGTCCGTGAAAAATATAGTTTGTGCTACTACTGTGCTGCTCGTTTTGATAAAGCTACGGGCAGTATGTTGGTGGATAGCGGCGTTGAAGGCAAAAACAAACAAAAAGCGCAAGAAGAAATATTAAAACAGCTCGAAATTCTAAAAAAAGGTGAGTTTGAACAAGAAGAACTGGACAACACCATCCTCGCGCTGGTGAACGCCTTGAAATCTTCCATCGATAGTCTAAGCGGATTGGAAAACTGGTATTTAACCCAAATTCTTGGCGGTACCAACCAGTCCCCTATCGAAAATGCAGAGCAGATTGAACGCATCACCAAAGAACAAATTATGCAAGCAGCACAAAAGATTACACTGGATACCGTCTATTTCTTAACCGGCAAGGAGGATGAAGCAGATGAATAA
- the rplU gene encoding 50S ribosomal protein L21 translates to MYAIIETGGKQYRVEQGDVVYIEKLNVEADAKINFDKVIAVGKDDGMVVGAPYVSGAKVTAKAIKNGKGKKITILTYRPKKDSKRKIGHRQPYTKVEIESIAL, encoded by the coding sequence ATGTATGCTATTATTGAAACCGGTGGCAAACAATACCGCGTTGAACAAGGCGACGTTGTTTACATCGAAAAACTGAATGTTGAAGCTGATGCAAAAATTAACTTTGATAAAGTTATTGCAGTCGGCAAAGACGATGGTATGGTTGTCGGTGCACCTTATGTATCCGGCGCTAAAGTAACCGCAAAAGCCATCAAAAATGGTAAAGGCAAAAAAATTACAATTCTTACCTACAGACCTAAAAAAGATTCTAAGAGAAAAATCGGTCACAGACAGCCCTATACTAAGGTTGAGATCGAAAGCATTGCTCTGTAA
- a CDS encoding Mini-ribonuclease 3, producing MLDLARQGSNPKLLSPLTLAFMGDVVYELLVREHVTKAGSMPPNKLHKKTVQMVKASFQARVYDLISDTLPEDEADILRRGRNSSGVHAPKNADVLEYRKATGVEALFGYLYLGGKLNRINDLFDCIILNLPAENQV from the coding sequence ATGTTAGATTTAGCTAGGCAGGGAAGTAACCCTAAGTTGCTCAGCCCGCTTACACTTGCCTTTATGGGTGATGTTGTTTACGAACTTTTGGTACGTGAGCATGTTACCAAAGCAGGCAGTATGCCTCCAAATAAATTACACAAAAAAACAGTACAAATGGTAAAAGCATCTTTTCAGGCGCGTGTATACGATTTGATATCGGATACACTGCCTGAAGATGAAGCGGATATTTTACGCCGCGGGCGCAACAGCAGCGGCGTACATGCGCCTAAAAATGCCGATGTGTTGGAATACCGTAAAGCAACCGGAGTGGAGGCTTTGTTTGGTTATCTGTATTTGGGTGGAAAACTCAACCGTATCAACGATTTATTTGATTGTATTATTTTAAATTTACCTGCAGAAAATCAAGTCTGA
- a CDS encoding YitT family protein, which yields MNHLSAEQAKVWLTDILFDIAGSTLYAVGVHMFTAPNHIAPGGVTGIATMINYLLGAPIGTVSLLINIPLLFLSFKLLGKAMTVKTLKSVFIMSLILNVMNFILPVYTKNPLLAALFGGVGIGAGLAIIFMRGGTTGGTDIAARLLQLKFPYIPMGRAMLLVDCVVLITSSFVYRQLESALYGLIAIFTCTRVLDSLLYGVDVGKMVLVISEKSQEISKAIINDLDRGATLLAGKGAYSGNDKYVVLSAVRKNQFHKLKNLVYDIDPRAFIIVAEAGEIMGEGFKPIQNKTK from the coding sequence ATGAATCATCTAAGTGCCGAACAGGCGAAAGTTTGGTTAACTGATATTCTTTTTGATATTGCGGGTTCAACGCTTTATGCTGTCGGTGTACATATGTTTACTGCGCCCAACCATATTGCTCCCGGCGGTGTTACAGGAATTGCTACCATGATCAACTATTTATTGGGTGCTCCAATCGGAACGGTATCACTGCTCATTAACATTCCTCTATTGTTTTTGTCTTTTAAATTGTTAGGCAAGGCAATGACAGTTAAAACATTAAAAAGTGTATTTATCATGTCGCTTATTCTGAATGTGATGAACTTTATTTTGCCGGTGTACACAAAAAATCCGCTTTTGGCGGCACTTTTTGGCGGTGTTGGTATCGGTGCGGGCCTTGCTATTATCTTTATGCGAGGGGGTACCACAGGCGGCACCGACATTGCTGCGCGCTTGCTCCAATTAAAGTTTCCGTATATCCCTATGGGCAGGGCGATGCTGCTTGTAGATTGTGTGGTTCTGATTACATCATCATTTGTATATCGCCAGTTGGAATCGGCACTGTACGGGCTCATTGCCATTTTTACTTGTACACGTGTGTTAGATTCTCTGTTATATGGTGTTGATGTGGGAAAAATGGTATTGGTTATTTCAGAAAAAAGTCAGGAAATATCCAAGGCGATAATCAATGATTTAGACCGCGGTGCAACACTGCTGGCAGGAAAAGGTGCCTATTCGGGCAACGATAAATACGTTGTGCTCTCAGCTGTGCGCAAAAACCAATTTCATAAGCTGAAGAATCTGGTATACGATATTGACCCAAGAGCGTTTATTATTGTAGCCGAAGCAGGTGAAATAATGGGCGAAGGGTTTAAACCCATACAAAACAAAACCAAATAA